In one window of Streptomyces roseofulvus DNA:
- a CDS encoding regulator produces the protein MTERPPQRVPNRQLAALIAEAGFSNAGLARRVDQLGLEHGLDLRYDKTSVTRWLRGQQPRGTTPALIAEVFTRRLGRRLSAQDLGLDACAPVYAGLEFAATPEEAVDIVSGLWRKDSGSHAELRKIAFTPAGLVVPSRDWLIGRADDRVARGEPAPPVPVVRPGGTGGGPVRAIGTDPRVPAQGRFSVPRQRGTERGPGQRVTGGDVAALRSVGDLFRTLDHAYGGGHARQALVRYLEHEAEPMLRGTYGEATGRRLFAAAADLTRLAGWTSYDIAAHGLAQRYFVQALRLAQAAGDRAYGSYVLLTMSCQAVYLGHGREAVQLARVAQQGVGSAAPPVVQAMLHAVEARGHAVLSEARACSASLVRAERALEAARPGDDVPSWARSFDEAQLADELGHCHRDLQQYRPAAQHAERALQLRAPGYARSRLFCRVVLATARLALGELDQACALGAEAAQQAAEMRSARAIEYVRDFERRLEPYRDAPPVRTYRDRVAALG, from the coding sequence ATGACGGAACGACCACCGCAGCGCGTCCCGAACCGCCAGCTCGCCGCGCTCATCGCCGAAGCCGGGTTCTCCAACGCGGGGCTCGCCAGAAGGGTGGACCAGCTGGGCCTGGAGCACGGGCTCGACCTGCGGTACGACAAGACGTCCGTGACCCGGTGGCTGCGCGGGCAGCAGCCGCGGGGCACCACGCCCGCGCTCATCGCCGAGGTCTTCACCCGCCGCCTCGGCCGCCGGCTCTCCGCCCAGGACCTCGGCCTCGACGCCTGCGCGCCCGTCTACGCGGGCCTGGAGTTCGCCGCCACCCCCGAGGAGGCCGTGGACATCGTCAGCGGGCTCTGGCGCAAGGACTCCGGCAGCCACGCCGAACTCCGCAAGATCGCCTTCACCCCCGCCGGACTCGTGGTGCCCAGCCGCGACTGGCTGATCGGCCGCGCCGACGACCGGGTCGCCCGCGGCGAGCCCGCCCCGCCCGTGCCGGTGGTCCGCCCCGGCGGGACCGGCGGCGGGCCGGTCCGGGCGATCGGCACCGACCCCCGGGTGCCCGCGCAGGGCCGCTTCTCCGTGCCCCGCCAGCGCGGCACCGAGCGCGGCCCCGGCCAGCGCGTCACCGGCGGCGACGTCGCCGCCCTCCGCTCCGTCGGCGACCTCTTCCGCACCCTCGACCACGCCTACGGCGGCGGCCACGCCCGCCAGGCCCTCGTCCGCTACCTGGAGCACGAGGCCGAGCCCATGCTCCGCGGCACCTACGGCGAGGCCACCGGAAGGCGCCTCTTCGCCGCCGCCGCCGACCTCACCCGGCTCGCCGGCTGGACCTCGTACGACATCGCCGCCCACGGCCTCGCCCAGCGCTACTTCGTGCAGGCGCTGCGCCTCGCCCAGGCCGCCGGCGACCGCGCCTACGGCTCCTACGTGCTCCTCACCATGAGCTGCCAGGCCGTCTACCTCGGCCACGGGCGGGAGGCCGTGCAGCTCGCCCGGGTCGCCCAGCAGGGCGTCGGCTCCGCCGCGCCCCCCGTCGTCCAGGCGATGCTGCACGCCGTCGAGGCCCGCGGCCACGCCGTCCTCTCCGAGGCCCGCGCGTGCAGCGCCTCCCTGGTCCGCGCCGAGCGGGCCCTGGAGGCCGCCCGGCCCGGCGACGACGTGCCCTCCTGGGCCCGCTCCTTCGACGAGGCCCAGCTCGCCGACGAGCTCGGCCACTGCCACCGCGACCTCCAGCAGTACCGCCCCGCCGCCCAGCACGCCGAACGGGCCCTCCAGCTCCGGGCCCCGGGCTACGCCCGCAGCAGGCTCTTCTGCCGGGTCGTCCTCGCCACCGCCCGGCTCGCCCTCGGCGAGCTGGACCAGGCGTGCGCGCTGGGCGCCGAGGCCGCCCAGCAGGCCGCCGAGATGCGCTCGGCCCGTGCGATCGAGTACGTCCGCGACTTCGAGCGCCGCCTGGAGCCGTACCGGGACGCCCCGCCCGTCCGCACCTACCGCGACCGGGTGGCCGCCCTCGGCTAG
- the lipB gene encoding lipoyl(octanoyl) transferase LipB gives MSELQFVRLGFGEDAVEYQVAWDKQREVHAARFADETGDTCLLLEHPPVYTAGRRTAESERPLDGTPVVDVDRGGKITWHGPGQLVGYPILKLPRPVDVVAHVRRLEEALIRTAAEFGVETTRVEGRSGVWVLGDPVEQRPSLGGLSLDFDPRLTDEEFDPRLNGPEYAPSNAGQRREDRKLAAIGIRVAKGVTMHGFALNVNPDNAWFDRIIPCGIRDAGVTSLANELGRDLTIEEVLPVVERHLRDVLENAELRPREIERPVETASA, from the coding sequence GTGAGTGAGCTGCAATTCGTCCGCCTGGGCTTCGGCGAGGACGCCGTCGAGTACCAGGTGGCCTGGGACAAGCAGCGCGAGGTGCACGCCGCGCGGTTCGCCGACGAGACCGGCGACACCTGTCTGCTCCTGGAGCACCCGCCGGTCTACACCGCCGGCCGCCGCACGGCGGAGAGCGAGCGGCCGCTCGACGGGACCCCGGTCGTCGACGTGGACCGCGGCGGGAAGATCACCTGGCACGGCCCCGGCCAGCTCGTCGGCTACCCGATCCTCAAGCTGCCCCGCCCGGTGGACGTCGTCGCCCATGTGCGCCGCCTGGAGGAGGCCCTGATCCGCACCGCCGCCGAGTTCGGGGTGGAGACCACCCGGGTCGAGGGCCGCAGCGGCGTCTGGGTGCTGGGCGACCCGGTGGAGCAGCGGCCCTCGCTGGGCGGGCTCTCGCTGGACTTCGACCCGCGGCTGACGGACGAGGAGTTCGACCCGCGCCTGAACGGCCCCGAGTACGCCCCGTCCAACGCCGGCCAGCGCCGCGAGGACCGCAAGCTCGCCGCCATCGGCATCCGGGTCGCCAAGGGCGTCACCATGCACGGCTTCGCGCTCAACGTGAACCCGGACAACGCCTGGTTCGACCGGATCATCCCGTGCGGCATCCGCGACGCGGGGGTCACCTCGCTCGCCAACGAGCTGGGCCGCGACCTCACCATCGAGGAGGTCCTCCCGGTGGTGGAGAGGCACCTGCGGGACGTCCTGGAGAACGCGGAGCTCAGGCCGCGGGAGATCGAGCGGCCGGTGGAGACCGCGTCCGCCTGA
- the lipA gene encoding lipoyl synthase — MSAVAPDGRKMLRLEVRNAQTPIERKPEWIKTRAKMGPEYTKMQSLVKSEGLHTVCQEAGCPNIFECWEDREATFLIGGDQCTRRCDFCQIDTGKPEALDRDEPRRVGESVVTMDLNYATITGVARDDLEDGGAWLYAETVRQIHRQTAERAAGRTKVELLAPDFNAVPELLKEVFDSRPEVFAHNVETVPRIFKRIRPGFRYERSLDVITQARDYGLVTKSNLILGMGETREEVSEALKQLHDAGCELITITQYLRPSVRHHPVERWVKPQEFVELKEEADQIGFSGVMSGPLVRSSYRAGRLYQQAIEKRGANVEAVQAV, encoded by the coding sequence GTGTCCGCAGTCGCCCCCGACGGACGCAAGATGCTGCGCCTGGAGGTCCGGAACGCCCAGACCCCCATCGAGCGCAAGCCCGAGTGGATCAAGACCCGCGCGAAGATGGGTCCGGAGTACACGAAGATGCAGAGCCTCGTGAAGAGCGAGGGCCTGCACACGGTCTGCCAGGAGGCGGGCTGTCCCAACATCTTCGAGTGCTGGGAGGACCGCGAGGCGACCTTCCTCATCGGCGGTGACCAGTGCACCCGGCGCTGCGACTTCTGCCAGATCGACACCGGCAAGCCGGAGGCCCTCGACCGCGACGAGCCGCGCCGCGTGGGCGAGTCCGTCGTCACGATGGACCTGAACTACGCCACCATCACCGGCGTCGCCCGCGACGACCTGGAGGACGGCGGCGCCTGGCTCTACGCCGAGACCGTGCGCCAGATCCACCGGCAGACCGCGGAGCGTGCCGCCGGCCGCACCAAGGTCGAGCTGCTCGCCCCCGACTTCAACGCGGTGCCGGAGCTCCTCAAGGAGGTCTTCGACTCCCGCCCCGAGGTCTTCGCGCACAACGTCGAGACGGTCCCGCGGATCTTCAAGCGGATCCGCCCCGGTTTCCGCTACGAGCGCTCGCTGGACGTCATCACCCAGGCCCGTGACTACGGTCTGGTCACGAAGTCCAACCTGATCCTCGGCATGGGCGAGACCCGCGAGGAGGTCAGCGAGGCGCTGAAGCAGCTGCACGACGCCGGCTGCGAGCTCATCACCATCACCCAGTACCTGCGCCCCTCGGTCCGTCACCACCCCGTCGAGCGCTGGGTGAAGCCGCAGGAGTTCGTGGAGCTGAAGGAGGAGGCCGACCAGATCGGCTTCTCCGGCGTGATGTCGGGCCCGCTGGTCCGTTCCTCGTACCGCGCCGGGCGCCTGTACCAGCAGGCGATCGAGAAGCGGGGCGCGAACGTGGAGGCCGTGCAGGCGGTGTGA
- a CDS encoding DUF4191 domain-containing protein yields the protein MARKANTGGADAANPGRLKQIALTYKMTRKADPKVGLVVAGVGIVVLGVLLGIGFLIGHPVYLGILGFVLALLAMAIVFGRRAERAAFGQMEGQPGAAAAVLQNIGRGWTVTPAVAMNRSQDVVHRAVGRQGIVLVGEGNPNRLKPLLAAEKKKMARILVDVPVTDIVVGNDEEQGQVPLKKVRTKMLKLPRLLSGPQVTAANDRLRAMGDLMSNMPLPKGPMPKGMKMPRGGKMR from the coding sequence ATGGCGAGGAAGGCAAACACGGGCGGCGCTGACGCCGCGAACCCCGGGCGACTGAAGCAGATCGCCCTCACGTACAAGATGACCCGGAAGGCCGACCCCAAGGTCGGGCTCGTCGTGGCCGGCGTGGGCATCGTCGTACTCGGTGTCCTCCTCGGTATCGGCTTCCTGATCGGACACCCGGTCTACCTGGGCATCCTGGGCTTCGTCCTGGCGCTCCTGGCGATGGCGATCGTCTTCGGGCGGCGCGCCGAGCGGGCGGCCTTCGGGCAGATGGAGGGACAGCCGGGCGCCGCCGCGGCGGTGCTGCAGAACATCGGGCGCGGCTGGACCGTGACCCCCGCGGTCGCGATGAACCGCAGCCAGGACGTCGTGCACCGGGCGGTCGGCCGCCAGGGCATCGTCCTGGTCGGCGAGGGCAACCCGAACCGGCTGAAGCCCCTCCTCGCGGCCGAGAAGAAGAAGATGGCCCGCATCCTGGTCGACGTGCCGGTGACGGACATCGTCGTCGGCAACGACGAGGAGCAGGGCCAGGTCCCGCTCAAGAAGGTCCGCACCAAGATGCTGAAGCTGCCCCGGTTGCTCAGCGGTCCCCAGGTGACGGCCGCCAACGACCGGCTGCGGGCGATGGGCGACCTCATGAGCAACATGCCGCTGCCGAAGGGCCCGATGCCCAAGGGCATGAAGATGCCGCGCGGCGGAAAGATGCGTTGA
- a CDS encoding RDD family protein, which produces MDNRQALGSWLSGPRAAAEQAGVDFGYRGQQLGLPEEGPGSIARPGARLGALAVDWGLCSVIAYGLITQSYGQTSQNWALLILFVMLALTVGTVGATPGKLLFRLRVVSVAGGRLSLPRAVLRAALTCLAMPALIWDRDGRGLHDRLSGAVQIRA; this is translated from the coding sequence GTGGACAACAGGCAAGCACTCGGATCGTGGCTCTCCGGCCCCCGCGCCGCGGCGGAGCAAGCAGGCGTGGACTTCGGCTACCGGGGGCAGCAGCTGGGCCTCCCCGAGGAGGGGCCCGGCTCGATCGCCCGTCCCGGGGCGCGGCTCGGCGCGCTCGCGGTGGACTGGGGCCTGTGCAGCGTGATCGCATACGGACTCATCACCCAGAGCTATGGCCAGACCAGCCAGAACTGGGCCCTCCTCATCCTGTTCGTCATGCTCGCCCTGACTGTCGGCACCGTCGGTGCCACCCCTGGGAAGCTCCTCTTCCGCCTGCGGGTCGTCTCCGTCGCGGGCGGTCGCCTCTCGCTGCCCCGCGCCGTGCTCCGCGCCGCCCTGACCTGCCTGGCGATGCCCGCGCTCATCTGGGACCGCGACGGGCGCGGCCTCCACGACCGCCTCTCCGGCGCCGTCCAGATTCGCGCCTGA
- the glnA gene encoding type I glutamate--ammonia ligase, with amino-acid sequence MSKHGFQNAEEVAKFIRDEDVKMVDVRFCDLPGVMQHFSIPATAFDPSEELAFDGSSIRGFQAIHESDMALRADLSTARLDPFRRDKTLNINFFIHDPITGEQYSRDPRNIAKKAEAYLASTGIADTAYFGPEAEFYVFDSVRFETSANQGFYHIDSEAGAWNTGAEENNRGYKVRYKGGYFPAPPVDHFADLRAEMSLELEKVGLQVERQHHEVGTAGQAEINYKFNTLLAAADDLMLFKYIIKNVAWRNGKSATFMPKPIFGDNGSGMHVHQSLWSNGDPLFYDEAGYAGLSDTARYYIGGILKHAPSLLAFTNPTVNSYHRLVPGFEAPVNLVYSQRNRSAAMRIPITGSNPKAKRVEFRAPDPSSNPYLAFSALLLAGLDGVKNKIEPMEPIDKDLYELAPEEHASVPQVPTNLEAVLKALEEDNEYLQAGGVFTSDLIETWIDYKRTSEIAPIQLRPHPHEFELYYDL; translated from the coding sequence ATGTCCAAGCACGGGTTCCAGAACGCCGAAGAGGTCGCGAAGTTCATCAGGGACGAGGACGTCAAGATGGTCGACGTCCGCTTCTGTGACCTTCCCGGCGTGATGCAGCACTTCTCGATCCCGGCGACGGCCTTCGACCCGTCCGAGGAGCTGGCCTTCGACGGCTCGTCGATCCGCGGCTTCCAGGCCATCCACGAGTCCGACATGGCGCTGCGCGCGGACCTCTCGACGGCCCGCCTGGACCCGTTCCGCCGCGACAAGACGCTCAACATCAACTTCTTCATCCACGACCCGATCACGGGCGAGCAGTACAGCCGTGACCCGCGGAACATCGCGAAGAAGGCGGAGGCGTACCTGGCCTCCACCGGCATCGCCGACACCGCGTACTTCGGTCCCGAGGCCGAGTTCTACGTCTTCGACTCGGTCCGCTTCGAGACCTCCGCGAACCAGGGCTTCTACCACATCGACTCCGAGGCCGGCGCCTGGAACACCGGTGCTGAGGAGAACAACCGCGGTTACAAGGTCCGCTACAAGGGCGGCTACTTCCCGGCCCCGCCGGTCGACCACTTCGCCGACCTGCGCGCCGAGATGTCCCTGGAGCTGGAGAAGGTCGGCCTCCAGGTCGAGCGCCAGCACCACGAGGTGGGCACCGCCGGCCAGGCCGAGATCAACTACAAGTTCAACACGCTGCTCGCCGCGGCCGACGACCTGATGCTGTTCAAGTACATCATCAAGAACGTCGCCTGGCGGAACGGCAAGTCCGCGACCTTCATGCCGAAGCCGATCTTCGGCGACAACGGCTCGGGCATGCACGTCCACCAGTCGCTGTGGTCCAACGGCGACCCGCTGTTCTACGACGAGGCCGGCTACGCGGGCCTGTCGGACACCGCGCGCTACTACATCGGCGGCATCCTCAAGCACGCCCCGTCGCTGCTCGCCTTCACCAACCCGACGGTGAACTCCTACCACCGCCTGGTCCCGGGCTTCGAGGCGCCGGTCAACCTGGTCTACTCGCAGCGCAACCGCTCCGCCGCCATGCGCATCCCGATCACGGGCTCGAACCCGAAGGCCAAGCGCGTCGAGTTCCGCGCGCCGGACCCGTCCTCGAACCCGTACCTCGCCTTCTCCGCCCTCCTCCTCGCGGGCCTCGACGGCGTCAAGAACAAGATCGAGCCCATGGAGCCGATCGACAAGGACCTGTACGAGCTCGCCCCCGAGGAGCACGCGAGCGTCCCGCAGGTCCCGACCAACCTGGAGGCCGTGCTCAAGGCCCTGGAGGAGGACAACGAGTACCTCCAGGCCGGCGGTGTCTTCACCTCCGACCTGATCGAGACCTGGATCGACTACAAGCGCACCAGCGAGATCGCCCCGATCCAGCTCCGCCCGCACCCGCACGAGTTCGAGCTCTACTACGACCTCTAG
- a CDS encoding arsenate reductase family protein: MEIWINPACSKCRSALTLLDAEGAEYTVRKYLEDVPSAAEIRDVLGRLGLEPWDITRTGEAVAKELGLKEWGREPADRERWIEALSAHPKLIQRPLITAEDGTAVVGRSEEAVRDALGRG, encoded by the coding sequence ATGGAGATCTGGATCAACCCCGCCTGTTCCAAGTGCCGCAGCGCCCTCACCCTGCTCGACGCGGAGGGCGCCGAGTACACCGTCCGGAAGTACCTGGAGGACGTGCCCTCCGCGGCGGAGATCCGGGACGTGCTCGGCCGGCTCGGGCTCGAACCGTGGGACATCACCCGCACCGGCGAGGCCGTCGCCAAGGAGCTCGGTCTGAAGGAGTGGGGGCGGGAGCCGGCGGACCGGGAGCGGTGGATCGAGGCGCTGTCGGCGCACCCGAAGCTCATCCAGCGGCCCCTCATCACCGCCGAGGACGGCACGGCCGTCGTCGGCCGCTCGGAGGAGGCCGTACGGGACGCGCTCGGGCGCGGTTGA
- a CDS encoding Gfo/Idh/MocA family protein, translating into MAILSAHQRPRIGLVGTGPWAARTHAPALAAHEGIEFAGVWGRRPEAAAELAAASGTRAYEDLDVLLAECDAVAVALPPDVQATVAARAARAGCHLLLDKPLATTVTAAREVAEAADKADVTSVVFCTLRFAPETARWIEEQRAAGGWYVAEARWLGSLYAPGSESPYAASPWRRDKGGLWDVGPHVLSVLLPVLGDVTSLTAARGPEDTHHLVLRHTSGASSTATLTLSAPPAAAGASITLHGAAGRADLPGWNGAAEAYGHAVDALLAAARTGTPHPCDARFGLRLTELLTEAEVRAAAG; encoded by the coding sequence ATGGCGATCCTCTCCGCACACCAGCGTCCCCGTATCGGACTCGTCGGCACCGGCCCCTGGGCGGCCAGGACCCACGCGCCGGCGCTCGCCGCGCACGAGGGGATCGAGTTCGCCGGGGTGTGGGGGCGGCGCCCGGAGGCGGCCGCCGAACTCGCCGCGGCCTCCGGCACGCGCGCGTACGAGGACCTGGACGTGCTGCTCGCCGAGTGCGACGCCGTGGCGGTGGCGCTCCCGCCGGACGTCCAGGCCACCGTCGCCGCCCGCGCGGCCCGGGCGGGCTGCCACCTCCTCCTCGACAAGCCGCTGGCGACCACGGTCACCGCGGCCCGCGAGGTCGCGGAGGCGGCCGACAAGGCGGACGTGACCTCGGTCGTCTTCTGCACCCTCCGCTTCGCCCCGGAGACCGCCCGCTGGATCGAGGAGCAGCGGGCGGCGGGCGGCTGGTACGTCGCCGAGGCCCGCTGGCTGGGCTCGCTCTACGCCCCCGGCTCCGAGAGCCCGTACGCGGCCTCCCCCTGGCGCCGCGACAAGGGCGGCCTCTGGGACGTCGGCCCGCACGTCCTCTCCGTCCTGCTGCCGGTCCTCGGCGACGTGACGTCCCTGACCGCGGCGAGGGGCCCGGAGGACACCCACCACCTGGTCCTCCGTCACACCTCGGGCGCGAGCAGCACCGCCACCCTCACGCTGAGCGCCCCGCCGGCGGCGGCGGGCGCGTCGATCACACTGCACGGCGCGGCGGGCCGCGCGGACCTCCCCGGCTGGAACGGCGCGGCGGAGGCGTACGGCCACGCCGTCGACGCCCTGCTGGCGGCGGCCCGCACCGGCACCCCCCACCCCTGCGACGCCCGCTTCGGCCTCCGCCTCACCGAACTCCTCACGGAGGCGGAGGTCCGCGCGGCGGCCGGCTGA
- a CDS encoding ARPP-2 domain-containing protein, with the protein MTRIDLTGLDTRPAQVWGGVRLVPLVRAEPVPGLRLSREVYEAADGRVDVGDGTVYTSYVPHGFVADWSGAGREEAAYGTRLGDAPPAGVPVRAPHRRLARRVRGERRLRFLPLHLALEGYLSLHFGGPSVLWEEWSRAALRRGLSPRAEAAYAGWEVPGLAEALRVFELHPGQCGVLVYTADALAAAFVVPHPEDYRLLHPTLVEDLYGELVHQYAYYGGPVPEFTARIRDGAGGIRDLADLRAAAREQERRWAVAHDGLMARDLLDTPYAFERAYRMGSFALYRFLPPFARDGRGQHIGELITDHKGRTAYLKTFRLSDAQVRRGYLLRRLASCDWHPGRTAEALGIAREELVRRIRAAGFGALLDAHGLAQAARNAREG; encoded by the coding sequence GTGACGCGGATCGATCTGACCGGGCTCGACACCCGGCCCGCGCAGGTGTGGGGCGGGGTGCGGCTCGTGCCGCTGGTGCGGGCCGAGCCGGTGCCGGGGCTGCGGCTGAGCCGGGAGGTGTACGAGGCGGCGGACGGCCGCGTGGACGTCGGGGACGGCACGGTGTACACGTCGTACGTCCCGCACGGCTTCGTCGCGGACTGGTCGGGGGCGGGACGCGAGGAGGCGGCGTACGGGACCCGGCTGGGCGACGCGCCGCCGGCCGGCGTGCCCGTCCGCGCCCCGCACCGCCGGCTCGCCCGGCGGGTGCGCGGCGAGCGGCGGCTGCGGTTCCTGCCGCTCCACCTCGCGCTGGAGGGGTATCTGTCGCTGCACTTCGGCGGGCCGAGCGTGCTGTGGGAGGAGTGGTCGCGGGCCGCGCTGCGGCGGGGCCTGTCGCCGCGCGCGGAGGCGGCCTACGCGGGGTGGGAGGTGCCGGGGCTCGCGGAGGCGCTGCGGGTGTTCGAGCTGCACCCGGGGCAGTGCGGGGTGCTCGTGTACACGGCGGACGCCCTGGCCGCGGCCTTCGTCGTCCCGCACCCGGAGGACTACCGGCTGCTGCACCCGACGCTGGTGGAGGACCTGTACGGGGAGCTGGTGCACCAGTACGCGTACTACGGGGGTCCGGTGCCCGAGTTCACCGCCCGGATCCGGGACGGCGCCGGCGGTATCCGGGACCTCGCGGACCTGCGGGCGGCGGCCCGGGAGCAGGAGCGGCGCTGGGCGGTCGCGCACGACGGGCTGATGGCGCGGGACCTCCTCGACACCCCGTACGCCTTCGAGCGGGCGTACCGGATGGGGTCCTTCGCGCTGTACCGGTTCCTGCCGCCGTTCGCGCGGGACGGGCGGGGGCAGCACATCGGCGAGCTGATCACCGACCACAAGGGGCGGACGGCCTATCTGAAGACCTTCCGGCTCTCGGACGCGCAGGTCAGGCGGGGTTACCTGCTCCGCCGGCTGGCGTCCTGCGACTGGCACCCGGGGCGGACGGCGGAGGCGCTGGGGATCGCGCGGGAGGAGCTGGTCCGGCGGATCCGGGCGGCCGGGTTCGGAGCGCTGCTCGACGCGCACGGGCTCGCACAGGCGGCCCGGAATGCGCGGGAAGGCTGA
- the glnII gene encoding glutamine synthetase, protein MTFKAEYIWIDGTEPTAKLRSKTKILAGEGLPLAELPIWGFDGSSTNQAKGHASDRVLKPVFSCPDPIRGGNDVLVLCEVLNTDMTPHESNTRAALAEVAAKYASQEPIFGIEQEYTFFEGTRPLGFPVNGFPAPQGGYYCGVGVDEIHGRPIVEAHLENCLKAGLGISGINAEVMPGQWEFQVGPLAPLEVSDQLWVARWLLYRTAEDFNVSATLDPKPVKGDWNGAGAHTNFSTKAMREGYDAIITACESLGEGSKPLDHVKNYGAGIDDRLTGLHETAPWDKYSYGVSDRGASVRIPWQVEQDQKGYIEDRRPNANVDPYVVTRLLVDTCCEALAKAGQV, encoded by the coding sequence GTGACCTTCAAGGCTGAGTACATCTGGATCGACGGCACCGAGCCGACCGCGAAGCTTCGCTCGAAGACGAAGATCCTCGCGGGCGAGGGGCTGCCGCTGGCGGAGCTGCCGATCTGGGGCTTCGACGGTTCCAGCACCAACCAGGCCAAGGGCCACGCCTCGGACCGCGTGCTCAAGCCGGTCTTCTCGTGCCCGGACCCGATCCGCGGCGGCAACGACGTCCTGGTGCTGTGCGAGGTCCTCAACACGGACATGACGCCGCACGAGTCCAACACCCGTGCCGCGCTGGCCGAGGTCGCCGCGAAGTACGCCTCCCAGGAGCCGATCTTCGGCATCGAGCAGGAGTACACCTTCTTCGAGGGCACCCGTCCGCTCGGCTTCCCGGTCAACGGCTTCCCGGCCCCGCAGGGCGGCTACTACTGCGGCGTCGGCGTGGACGAGATCCACGGCCGTCCGATCGTCGAGGCCCACCTGGAGAACTGCCTCAAGGCGGGTCTGGGCATCTCCGGCATCAACGCCGAGGTCATGCCCGGCCAGTGGGAGTTCCAGGTCGGCCCGCTGGCGCCGCTCGAGGTCTCCGACCAGCTGTGGGTCGCCCGCTGGCTGCTCTACCGCACGGCCGAGGACTTCAACGTCTCCGCGACGCTCGACCCGAAGCCGGTGAAGGGCGACTGGAACGGCGCCGGCGCGCACACCAACTTCTCCACGAAGGCGATGCGCGAGGGCTACGACGCGATCATCACCGCGTGCGAGTCGCTGGGCGAGGGCTCGAAGCCGCTCGACCACGTCAAGAACTACGGCGCCGGCATCGACGACCGCCTGACCGGTCTGCACGAGACCGCCCCGTGGGACAAGTACTCCTACGGCGTCTCCGACCGCGGCGCCTCGGTCCGCATCCCGTGGCAGGTCGAGCAGGACCAGAAGGGCTACATCGAGGACCGCCGTCCGAACGCGAACGTCGACCCGTACGTGGTGACCCGCCTCCTGGTGGACACCTGCTGCGAGGCCCTCGCCAAGGCCGGCCAGGTCTGA
- a CDS encoding winged helix-turn-helix domain-containing protein — MAHTQTAAAPLAASRPRLRAVAPDEAAGMARVADFLPPGATLLPAPPHALPVLPGRPPMVGYLVLLPADRQPEPEPGGLPEGPVSIDGERRIATVDGRALDLTYLEFELLAHLVAHPHRVHTRDQLVQTVWGYGHVGDGRTVDVHVARLRRKLGAEHRHTIQTVRRVGYKYLP; from the coding sequence ATGGCCCACACCCAGACCGCCGCCGCCCCGCTCGCCGCCTCCCGTCCCCGTCTGCGTGCCGTCGCGCCCGACGAGGCCGCCGGGATGGCCCGGGTCGCGGACTTCCTGCCGCCGGGTGCCACGCTGTTGCCGGCGCCGCCGCACGCCCTGCCCGTGCTGCCGGGCCGACCGCCGATGGTCGGGTACCTGGTGCTGCTGCCGGCCGACCGGCAGCCGGAGCCCGAACCCGGGGGTCTCCCCGAGGGGCCCGTCTCCATCGACGGCGAGCGGCGGATCGCCACCGTCGACGGGCGGGCGCTCGATCTGACCTATCTGGAGTTCGAGCTGCTCGCCCATCTCGTCGCCCACCCGCACCGGGTGCACACCCGCGACCAGCTGGTGCAGACGGTGTGGGGGTACGGGCACGTGGGCGACGGGCGCACCGTCGACGTCCATGTGGCGCGGCTGCGGCGGAAGCTGGGCGCCGAGCACCGCCACACGATCCAGACCGTGCGGCGGGTCGGCTACAAGTACCTGCCCTAG